Proteins from a genomic interval of Cheilinus undulatus linkage group 15, ASM1832078v1, whole genome shotgun sequence:
- the zic5 gene encoding zinc finger protein ZIC 5 — translation MEPPLSKRNPAIRLADLAATQPLPHQNMTGFPGLGGHHPLSHHAHLHPGELGNDPGVALTPFGPEHMAQTNALKLSPSQHIQSHPEAQTAASFTSAQTTVGFPVAHPHSGYSSSRDFILRRELSASAMHALGDQHSSASSPHHHGMFISPTGAYGHAESGAHSLFTGLHDQASPGAHHHHALNGQMRLGIPGDIYGRPEHFGHRPEHYGPSSLHSYNSMNLNVNIASAPHGAAGAFLRYMRQPIKQELICKWIDQEQSQKKPCSKTYSTMHELVNHVTVEHVGGPEQSIHVCFWEECPREGKAFKAKYKLINHIRVHTGEKPFPCPFPGCGKVFARSENLKIHKRTHTGEKPFKCEFDGCDRKFANSSDRKKHSHVHTSDKPYYCKVRGCDKSYTHPSSLRKHMKVHCKSPPPPSTNVTYISSTNPLGDPLSPNPEPQHRNRSSNLSPQVTNLNEWYVCQGSGGPNHLHTPSSDVPTSESDDEDSFRNSDPRTML, via the exons ATGGAGCCCCCTTTAAGCAAGAGGAACCCGGCGATAAGATTAGCGGATTTGGCAGCGACTCAACCCCTTCCTCATCAGAATATGACAGGCTTCCCGGGGCTAGGGGGGCATCACCCTCTCTCCCACCATGCCCACCTCCACCCTGGGGAGCTGGGCAACGACCCCGGAGTGGCACTCACTCCATTTGGACCCGAGCACATGGCACAGACAAATGCTCTCAAACTTAGCCCATCTCAGCACATTCAGAGCCATCCCGAAGCCCAGACCGCGGCATCTTTCACTTCTGCTCAGACCACAGTTGGTTTCCCCGTGGCTCACCCCCACTCAGGCTACTCAAGCAGCAGGGACTTCATCCTCAGGAGAGAACTCTCAGCCTCTGCTATGCATGCACTTGGCGACCAGCATAGTTCCGCCTCCTCCCCTCATCACCATGGCATGTTCATCTCCCCAACAGGTGCTTATGGGCACGCGGAAAGTGGGGCCCATTCACTTTTCACTGGACTTCACGACCAGGCGTCCCCAGGTGCCCACCACCACCATGCCCTCAACGGGCAGATGCGCCTGGGTATACCGGGGGACATCTACGGCAGGCCGGAGCACTTCGGGCACAGGCCGGAGCACTATGGACCCTCTTCTCTCCACAGCTACAACTCCATGAACCTCAATGTGAACATCGCTTCTGCTCCTCACGGAGCGGCGGGGGCGTTTTTGAGATACATGCGGCAGCCCATAAAGCAAGAGCTAATCTGCAAATGGATCGACCAGGAGCAGAGTCAGAAGAAGCCCTGCTCGAAAACTTACAGCACCATGCACGAGCTGGTCAACCACGTCACGGTGGAGCACGTCGGAGGACCGGAGCAGAGCATCCATGTCTGTTTTTGGGAGGAATGTCCGCGAGAAGGGAAGGCTTTTAAAGCCAAGTATAAACTCATCAACCACATCCGAGTTCACACGGGAGAAAAGCCCTTCCCGTGTCCTTTCCCGGGCTGTGGAAAAGTGTTCGCTCGCTCGGAGAATTTAAAGATTCACAAGAGGACGCACACAG GGGAGAAGCCTTTCAAGTGCGAGTTCGACGGCTGCGACAGAAAGTTCGCCAACAGCAGCGACCGAAAGAAGCACTCCCACGTCCACACCAGCGACAAGCCTTACTACTGCAAAGTTCGCGGCTGCGACAAGTCCTACACGCACCCGAGCTCCCTGCGCAAACACATGAAGGTGCACTGCAAGTCTCCGCCGCCCCCTTCCACCAACGTCACCTACATCTCCTCCACGAACCCCCTCGGAGACCCCCTTTCGCCCAACCCGGAGCCTCAGCACAGGAACCGCTCCTCTAACCTCTCCCCCCAGGTCACCAACCTGAACGAGTGGTACGTGTGCCAGGGCAGCGGGGGTCCGAACCACCTCCACACCCCCTCCAGCGATGTGCCAACGTCAGAGTCAGACGACGAGGACTCTTTCAGGAACTCAGACCCGAGGACGATGCTCTGA